CGTCGTCGCGTGTTCGGTAGTCACGTCTAACTCCTCGGCGCTGCGGGTCGTGTACTCGAACGCCAAGGCGTCCAGAGCCGCCTGCCCGACGGCGACGATGAGTTCGGGGTTGATCATCCGCAACTCGGCGGTCCGATACCCCTCGCAGTTGCGCGTCTCGTCGTCGGTGGCGTCGCGATCCGGGTGGCGACAGCGCGTGACGTAGGTGAGATAGATGTTTTCGAGCTCGGGTTCGGTACTGTCCGGGGCAGCGTCGTTGAATCCCAACTCGGCGAGGATCCGCTGGACGCTCCGGCCGGGCTCGTCGCCCGTGAAAGGGACCCCGGTGCGATCGGGGCCGGCAGTGGGTTCCGAACCGAGGACGACCACGTCGGCTTCGACGTCACCGTACCCATGGACGACCTGTTCACGCGTTTCGACGAGTGCCGGGCAGTTCTGACACTCCGCGTCCATGCCGTAGGGGTTCTGTGGATCGGGCGCGTGGGGAGTCATAGGACTTGACTAGTGGGGCTGGCTCAAAACGCGACTGGTTGCGGCGACGAGGCCCGCCATCGGGCACCCAGTTTAAGTCCCATACCGACGACAGTAGAGATACTGATGGCCGATCCCGGGGACACGGCGACCAACGGCGACCAGGCGGGGCCAGACTGGTACCGCCAGCTTGTCGAGTTGTCACCCGACGCGGCAACGATCGTAGACGCAGATGGGACGATAGTGTACGTCAGCCCTGCGGTAGAAGCGATTCTCGGATACAGCCCAGACGACCTGACGGGCGAGCTGGTCAGCGAATACATCCATCCCGCTGATCGTGCGTCCGTCAGTGAGACGATCGAGGAACGACGGGTCAGTGCCGACGAACCACAGACCGTCGAAGTCCGCACACGGCGGGCAGATGGGTCCTGGAGGTGGGTCGAATCGAGAGTGGTGTGTGTGCCCGACGGCGTGGGCGGTGAGTTTCTCGTGACCAGCCGCCCGATCGACCAGCGCGAGGTCCGCGATACCGATTTCGCCACCACGAAAGAACGCATGCGGATGGCCCTAGAGGGGGCAAACCTCGGGATCTGGGACTGGGATATGGTGACCGACGAGGTAGAACGCGACGAGTTGTTGACCGAGATGCTCGGCTACACGCCCGCCGAGATGGGGGCGCACCTGCGTGACTGGGAAGCGCTCGTCCATCCGGACGGAAAGCAACGACACAACGAAGCACTGACAGC
The sequence above is drawn from the Halorhabdus sp. CBA1104 genome and encodes:
- a CDS encoding uracil-DNA glycosylase family protein; amino-acid sequence: MTPHAPDPQNPYGMDAECQNCPALVETREQVVHGYGDVEADVVVLGSEPTAGPDRTGVPFTGDEPGRSVQRILAELGFNDAAPDSTEPELENIYLTYVTRCRHPDRDATDDETRNCEGYRTAELRMINPELIVAVGQAALDALAFEYTTRSAEELDVTTEHATTIRGRGFEILPMRSPSEASEAQLEAFRAHFADELGRDYRQTKGQRRK